The following are encoded together in the Trachemys scripta elegans isolate TJP31775 chromosome 7, CAS_Tse_1.0, whole genome shotgun sequence genome:
- the ASB14 gene encoding ankyrin repeat and SOCS box protein 14, giving the protein MSNSKYVNDEDFDDDILTQNVIQQSLQHIHKSETLTDSAESDRFQFVMSTEHGKIITAIRAGQEADLLKLMRHSSAFKEADQRGWLPLHEAAAQLNKNILEITLKASDPIVWEQTSLKGETPLFVAVDKCLLDNVHFLLLSGCNPNVKNEEGDSSLVIAIKHDLYEIASLLISFGANVNLQCVNKRTALHEAARLGRKDIVNLLLCSGADPDPRSAYGLTPLALAAQIGHTEIMEILLRKGADVLSQAADCASILFEAVGGGNPDSLSLLLEYGADANVPKHSGHLPIHRAAYRGHFLALKQLASVTDYAAIKESGISPVHSAAAGAHPQCLAFLLKSGFDANFMLHERVRKGYDDQRKSALYFAVSNGDICSTRLLLDAGALPNQDPIKCLQLALRMGNYELINLLLQHGANVNYFCRVNTTHFPSALQYSLKDEIVLRMLLNYGYDVYRCFDCQHGDNIRSPYAFEGWTPSVIKDNMFCDVITLAWLKHAAGKVVRVMLDYVDHVSICCKLKAVLKEQTLWPEINSILTNPRSLKHLCRLKIRKSMGNLRLRCPVFMTFLPLPNRLKEYILYKEYDLYGQGNWIGTH; this is encoded by the exons ATGTCTAATTCTAAATATGTGAATGATGAAGACTTTGATGATGACATCCTCACCCAGAATGTTATTCAACAAAGCTTGCAGCATATCCATAAAAGTGAGACACTTACAGATTCTGCAGAGAGTGATAG ATTCCAGTTTGTTATGAGCACAGAACATGGAAAGATAATCACAGCAATACGGGCA G GCCAAGAAGCAGACTTGCTGAAGTTGATGAGGCACAGTTCAGCTTTTAAGGAAGCTGATCAGCGAGGCTGGCTTCCTTTGCATGAAGCTGCAGCACAATTAAACAAGAACATCCTAGAAATAACTCTGAAGG CTTCAGACCCCATTGTGTGGGAGCAGACCAGTCTGAAAGGCGAAACTCCTCTCTTTGTAGCAGTAGACAAATGCCTCTTAGACAATGTCCACTTTCTCCTGCTCAGTGGCTGCAATCCTAATGTTAAGAATGAAGAAGGAGATTCTTCTTTAGTTATAG CAATTAAACATGATTTATATGAAATTGCCTCCCTGCTGATAAGTTTTGGAGCAAATGTAAACTTGCAGTGTGTGAATAAGAGGACAGCTTTACATGAAGCAGCCAGACTAGGCAGGAAAGATATTGTGAACCTTCTGCTTTGCTCTGGAGCAGATCCTGATCCCCGCAGTGCATATGGGCTCACTCCCCTAGCGCTGGCTGCACAGATTGGGCATACGGAAATTATGGAAATTTTACTGCGAAAAG GTGCTGATGTCCTTTCACAGGCAGCTGATTGTGCTTCCATATTATTTGAAGCTGTTGGAGGAGGAAATCCAGATTCACTCTCTCTTTTACTAGAATATGGAGCTGATGCCAATGTGCCAAAACACTCAGGTCACTTGCCTATCCACAGAGCTGCATACAGAGGACACTTTCT cGCTTTAAAGCAGCTAGCTTCAGTTACTGATTATGCTGCCATTAAGGAGAGTGGGATAAGTCCAGttcactcagcagcagcaggagcacatCCTCAGTGCCTTGCGTTTCTCCTCAAATCTGGGTTCGATGCCAATTTCATGTTGCATGAGAGGGTTCGCAAAGGCTACGATGATCAGAGGAAATCAGCTTTATATTTTGCTGTCTCAAATGGGGATATTTGCTCAACTCGGCTGCTTCTGGATGCTGGAGCCCTGCCAAATCAAGACCCCATTAAGTGCCTCCAGCTAGCCTTGAGAATGGGCAACTACGAGCTAATCAATCTACTGCTTCAGCATGGGGCCAATGTAAATTACTTCTGCAGAGTGAATACGACGCATTTCCCCTCAGCTCTGCAGTATTCTCTAAAAGATGAAATCGTGTTAAGAATGTTGCTGAATTATGGGTATGATGTGTACCGCTGCTTTGATTGTCAGCATGGAGACAACATTCGTTCCCCATATGCCTTTGAAGGATGGACTCCTTCTGTTATCAAAGATAACATG TTCTGTGATGTGATAACGCTGGCATGGCTGAAGCACGCAGCTGGGAAAGTAGTGCGAGTGATGCTAGATTATGTTGATCATGTTAGCATCTGCTGTAAGCTGAAAGCGGTTCTCAAGGAACAGACACTATGGCCAGAAATCAATTCCATTTTGA